A window of Microcoleus sp. bin38.metabat.b11b12b14.051 genomic DNA:
GATTTACCAGTACCGCGATCGCCCATAATCATCACTCCGCCAATTTTGGGATCGATGACATTCAATAGCAGTGCGAGTTTCATCTCCTCCTGGCCCACAATCGCAGTGAAGGGAAAAACAGCGCGGCGGGCTGCGGTGGCGGTAACGGTTGGCAGAGCGCCCGCATTTACGTTATTGCTGACTTCGGCAGTAGGACTCACAGGATAACTCAAAATATAATAATTGCCTGTTTATTGTAAGGGATAAGGGATTGCCTGGGGCGATCGTATTTGTAGGGCGCGCATTTGTAAGGTGCTTATGGTGCACAAAACTGCTTCAACACCTAAGCGCAACTAAGATTTTCTGTATTTGCATAACTGCCTTGGGCAGACTAAAAGCTCACCCCACAAGAGTTTGAAGCAAAATTACTACCTATATTAAATGCGGGTAGATGGCACAGGAAGGGCGATCGAGCCACCCGAATGTAACGAAATATAATAATACCCCTGCGGGGAACGGGAATGCTTCGGGATCGATCGCACTTTTTGATATCGAAAGGCCGATCGTCCTTTACAACTGTTTCACTCTTAGACGGGCGAGCGCACTTTTTGACATCGAAAGGTCGATCATCCTTTACAACTTTTTCACTCTTAGACGGGCGATCCTCTTCGTTGGCGTAGCCCCCGTAGGGGCGGGCTTCGCTAACGCCTTTTTGATATAAGCGATCGCCCTCACAAAAACTCGCTATCTCCCAGACAAAGAACGCGCAAACTCTAAAACTTGTATCTGACGTTCGTCTGACAAACGTCCAACCATCGCAGCTAATAGCTCAGATACAGACAACCAACGCCTTTCTTTCGACTTCCAAACAACTAAAAACTGCTCCGTAGACAGAGTACACAAAGCTATCGTTTCGCCAGAGCTATCGCTAAATTCTACTTCGTATTTTTGATCATCATAACAATCTACAATTGCCCCTCTAACACCCATGTGTAAATTAGATTCAGGCAAAGTCACTAATAATTCGACTACATCAAATAATTCTGGCACGATCGCGCTCACCTCCGAACGAATAGTGTTACCAGTCTTGCCTCATTACTGCCAGGTTCTACGATCCAACCTGTACGGACAATCTCTTGCTGTCCTTGTGCACAATTTCCAAGTCTACAGTATAGAACCCATTTGACATCTTTGAGTTTTTGGGTTGGGTGACGAGAAATAGCGAGATCAACCCGGTTTCTGAGATTTACGCCCGGGGCAAGAAACCGGGTTTCTACGAGTTTTTGGGTTGGGTGACGAGAAATACCGATAGAAACCCGGTTTCTGAGATTTACGCAGAATATATCTCAAATGGGTTCTATAGCGCTGTCCGTGTTTGTCATTTAGTCCTAAAACTGCTTCAGCATCAAGAGTTTTAGTTGAAATCTGTGCTAACAGCAATTCATGATTTTCTCGGATAAATCCCAAACAACGCTGAAATATTACAGCTTTATCGCTACCGACTGGATTATCTAAATTAAGAGCATACTCTGTTAATTTTTGAGGAGCGATAACGAGATGGCTGACAATTTCTTTCAGCTTCATGTTTGTTTACCAGCAATAATTTTAGCACCCTATAGATTAAAGAGCTGCTTTGGAAGTTCGGATAGACATTCAATTTTAACTCTAACGTACTGCGATCGCATATGGCCGGTCTTGAGTCAGAAAATAACTAACAATTACCACTGGGGTTCGGAAGCCATCAAAGCAGTCGCAGCATCACTCGGTAAGGGCTTAGCAAAAAAGTAACCTTGGCCGTATTCGCAGCCGATCGCCCTTAATCTAGCTAATTGTGCCGCCGTCTCCACACCCTCAGCAATCACATCCATCCCCAAAGCGTGGGCGAGGGTGACAATAGTCCGGACGATCGCCACATTCTCCCCCTCGCTGGCTAGCTCCATCCGCCCTACAAATGACTTATCAACCTTCAAAGTATCCGTAGGAAACCGACTCAAATAACTCAAAGATGAATAACCGGTGCCAAAATCGTCAATTCCCAACTTGACTTTTAATGCTTTCATCTGCTTTAAAACCTCGATAGCCGATTCCACATCATCCATCACCACACTCTCAGTAATCTCCAACTTCAAACTCTCGGCACTTAAACCCGTTGCCACCAAAATAGCCTCAATTCGCTCCACCAAATCCGGCTGAGCAAACTGCTTCCCAGATAAATTTACACTCATAATCAAAGGGCGATCGAAATCAAACATTCCCTCCCACAGCCGTAACTGCCGGCAAGCCTCCTCCAGCACCCACTCACCAAGCGGCACAATCGCCCCCGTCTGCTCAGCCACCGGAATAAACTTGACCGGCGAAATCAAGCCCCGCTGCGGGTGCTGCCAGCGCACCAAAGCCTCAAACCCAATAATCTTGCCGCTAGCCAAACACACAAACGGCTGGTAGTGCAGCAAAAACTCGCGGCGCTTTACAGCCATCCGCAAATCCGTCTCCAAGCGCAGCCTCTCCAAGGCCAAATCGTGCATCGAAGCATTAAACACCTGATACCTTCCGGTTCCCAAAGCCTTGGCGCGGTACATCGCCGTGTGGGCGTCGCGCAGCAAGTGTTCCGGCTGTTCCCGAGTGGCGGCAGTGGGTTCGCCCCCCACTGCAATCCCGATACTTGCGGTGACAAACACCTCTTGTCCTCTCAAGTCAAAAGGCACAATTAAAGCTTTGTGAATGCGATCGGCCAAATTAACAGCACTGTCAACATCTACATTCCTGACCAAAATCGCAAAATCGTCGCCCCCCACCCGCGCCACAGTATCCGCGCCAGCAATACTTGCCCTCAAACGCATCACCACGGCTTTGAGCAGTTCATCTCCCACCAAATGACCCAAAGAATCATTGATCGCCTTAAATCGGTCTAAATCCAGAAACAGCACCGCAAACAGATAGTTGCGGTGGGCCCTAGTGTGGGCGATCGCCCGCCCCAGGCACTCTACAAAGAAATCCCGGTTCGGCAAACCCGTCAGAGAGTCATGAAAAGCATCGTAAAGCTTTCTGTAAGCGCTGACACCCACACCAGTCACCACCAAACCCAAAGCCGGCGACACCAGCGGCACCCAGCCACCCTCAATAAAAATCCCCAAACTAATTCCCAACAGCCCCATCAACGCCACGCCCCCAACAAATCCTGCCCTCGCTGGGTGCACAATCCGCCAAGCCACAACCCCGCCAATCAAAGCCCAAGAAGCGTTCCACAAAATTTCTGCCCATTGGGGCCACACCCAAAATAGCGATCGCCCCTGCGAAACCGCGCTCAATATTTGGCTGAGCATTTGCGCGTGCAGCAACACCCCCGGCATTTTCGGATTTTGCTTTTGAATCGGACTGTAGGGCGTCAGAAACACGTCTCTGGTACTCGGTGCAGTCGTCCCGATCAGCACGATCTTGTCCTTTACCCAGCTTGGGTCAATTTCCCCGTTCAATACCTGCCTGATACTGACTTGTCGCGCTACCTGCTTCCCCGATCGGTATTTGAGCAGAATTTGGTAGCCTCTGGTGTCGAGATTGGCATAGCCGCCGCTGTGAGAATTTAAAGGCACAAATTCTGCTTTACCCCAGTTGATTTGGTAGGGATTGACAGGGCTGTCTGTCGGCTGCACCCGATCTTTGAGATAAAGCAAAGCCAGTTGCAAAGAAAAGGAGGAAGCAATAGTTTTGTCTGCTTGCGAGACTGAAAGCAAATTGCGGCGCACCACGCCGTCAGCGTCGAGCACGAAGTCGTTAAAACCCACCCGATCCGGCGGCATCCCCGGGGGTGCCGCTACTCCGGGATTGTCTGAATCGCTCATTTTGGCGATCGCCACCACATTCGGTGCTTTCAGCGCGGCCAGCAATTCTGGGTGTCCCGGTGGTTGGGGCAAATCCCGGTACAAGTCCAAACCGATGACTTTTGGCTGGTACTTTTGCAATTTTGTCAAGGTTTGGGCGATCGCCGTGTCGGAAATTGGAAATCTCCCTAGGGCTTGAATATCCGCCTCTGAAATTGCTACTATCAGCAGTCGGCGATCGGGGCCTGCATCGGGCTGCAACCGCACTAACGAGTCAAAACTCCCTAATTCCCAGTTTTGCAGCCATCCCAACCGCTGCACTCCCATGTTCAGCAGCGTTACCGTCGCGCCCGCAAGCATTGCAGGCAAAATCCTGACCCGCCGACCTCTAGAACTCATGTCGAGGCCTGTTGCGACAGACAGTACAGAACGAAGATTTCGAGAGAATTTGGCAGTCACAAAAAAAATATATGGGTGCAAATTCGCTAGGTAAAGTCTGTTCCCACAGAATTGAGCTTATGATGAGATTGAGTGTAATTTTTTCAGAACTTGTGCCGCAAGCGAGTTGATTAAAGCTAATTACTCGCTCCAGGCAAAGTATTTCTGGATGGGAAACCAGGTTACTGAAGATTTGCCGATAAGCCCTGTCTTTGATTCCGCCGTTTCCCCAAGTTTCCACAAGCGTTAAAATTTAGTCGATCGAAATTCCAGGATATTTTTGAGATTATGGCGAATCAACTTCCGATACCGGTGATTGTGAACGGTGCTGCGGGCAAAATGGGCCGCGAAGTAATTAAGGCGATCGCCAATGCGAGTGATATGACCTTGTTTGGGGCTGTAGACCGCTCTCCTGAGTGCCTCAACGCTGATGCGGGGGAATTAGCCGGATGTGGCCCGTTGGAAGTTCCCATCACTGACGACTTGCAAGGAATGCTAGTTTTGGCCGCTCAGGAAAAGCAGTTAGGCGTGATGGTAGATTTTACTCACCCAAAGTCGGTTTATGAAAATGTGCGATCGGCGATCGCTTACGGTATACGCCCGGTAGTCGGGACTACAGGATTGAGCAGCAAGCAAATTGATAACTTAGCTGAATTCGCTGACAAAGCTAGCACCGGCTGTCTGATTATACCCAATTTCTCGATCGGCATGGTTTTGTTGCAACAAGCCGCGGTCACGGCATCTCAGTATTTTGAACACGTAGAAATTATCGAGCTGCACCACAATCAGAAAGCCGACGCTCCCAGCGGCACGGCGATTCAAACTGCCCAAATGCTAGCAGAATTGGGAAAAACTTTCAATATACCCGAAGTTGAGGAAACCGAAAAAATAGCCGGAGCTCGGGGATCGGTGGCCGATGAAGGGATTCGGATTCACAGTATCCGTTTACCGGGTTTAATTGCCCATCAAGAGGTAATTTTTGGTGGCCCGGGTCAAATTTATACTTTAAGACACGATACGAGCGATCGGGCTTGTTATATGCCGGGAGTTTTGTTATCGGTGCGAAAAGTGCTGGATTTGCGATCGCTCGTTTATGGATTGGAAAAAATATTGTAGTCAGTTGACAGTTGACAGTTGACAGAAGAGCCCGCCCGCGGAGTCGAGGGGTTGACAGTTGACAGTTGACAGTTGACAGAAGAGCCCGCCCGCGGAGTCGAGGGGTTGACAGTTGACAGTTGTCAGTTGTCATTAGTTTCAACAATTACCTAAAACCTTTGATTAATCTCGCTGATTGCCAAGTCTAGATTCCCCTAAATCCCCCTGGTTGTAAGGGAGTAGGGGGTTGACTTTGATCAGTTATGGTAGGGTGCGTCAGGGCTGAATGTTTTGATAACAGATTAATAACTTTCTCCCTGACGCACCCTACAGTTAATTAGCTTCTTCCTTCTTCCTTCTTCCCTCTTCCTTCTTCCTTCTTCCTATGCTAATTCCCTTAACTCGCGAAACCTTTCAAGAACTAATTCCGCCCGTCGCCACCGGAGCGCAATACCAATATATTTGGGGAAAACCGCCCGATTTCTTAAGACGAATGTTAATCTCTGCGGTAGCTGTAGTTTTCTTGCTAATAGTTTATAACTTTGCCGGTTCCGATGTCGGGCCTATAGTTTTAATTACCGGATTAATGGCCGGTTTGTACTGGCTTTGGGGGCCGATATTCTGGGCGAGTTTGCGGAATGCAGAATGCCGCAAATATCAATACTGCGGTTTTTGGCAAGGGCGAGTTTTGGATATCTATATCACCGATGAAGTTACAAGTCAAGAGGAAACAGTCAATCAAAAAGGACAACTCGTAATTGTTGATAACTTAGAACCGCGAATTAATTTAGAAGTTGGCGATAAAACGGGATTTACTACTACACTCCGAGCTCCATTGCAGAAAAATCATCAGGGAATTGTCCCCGGCCAAGCTGCTTTAATGTTAATTATGTCGAATCAAGAAGATTTGGGCAGAATTGCCAAGGTTTCGGATATTTATATTCCCAGTCGCGATGTGTGGGTGAGCGATTATCCTTATTTACGCAAGGATTTGTTTGTGGAAATAAGTCAGCAAATTAAAAAAGGCAGGCCGAAGAAAGGGCGGGATAATGATAATCAAAGAGCGACAAGATCAGACGGCGGTTGAAACCGCGTCTACACAAACGAATTCCGCCTCCGCGGAATGAAGAATGAAGATTAGACGGCGGTTGAAACCGCGCCGACACAAACGAATTCCGCCTCCGCGGAATGAAGATTAGAGATGAGACGGCGGTTGAAACCGCGCCGACACAAACGAATTCCGCCTCCGCGGAATGAAGATGAGACGGCGGTTGAAACCGCGCCGACACAAACGAATTCCGCCTCCGCGGAATGAAGATTAGAGATGAGACGGCGGTTGAAACCGCGCCTACACAAACGAATTCCGCCTCCGCGGAATGAAGATTAGACGGCGGTTGAAACCGCGCCGACACAAACGAATTCCGCCTCCGCGGAATGAAGATTAGACGGCGGTTGAAACCGCGCCGACACAAACGAATTCCGCCTCCGCGGAATGAAGATGAGACGGCGGTTGAAACCGCGCCGACACAAACGAATTCCGCCTCCGCGGAATGAAGATTAGAGATGAGACGGCGGTTGAAACCAGGTTTACACAAACGAATTCCGCCTCCGCGGAATGAAGATTAGACGGCGGTTGAAACCGCGTCTACACAAAGGAATTCCGCCTCCGCGGAATGAAGATTAGACATACGATTGAAACCGATCACTCTTCAACCTGCGGAGGCAGGTTTTGTCTGTGTCGATGCGGTTTCAACCGCCGATTCTTCGGATTGCCTAACTGTTCTCTCAACCCTTCCATATAAGTATAAAATACTGGAGTTAAATACAGTGTTAAAATTTGCGAAAACAGCAAGCCGCCAACGATCGCAATTCCCAACGGGCGGCGCGATTCCGAACCGCTACCGACGCCTAGGGCGATGGGTAAGGTGCCGATTAATGCAGCCATAGTAGTCATCATAATCGGGCGGAAGCGGACGATACAGGCTTCGTAGATGGCATCGTAGGCGCTGCGGCTGCTATCTTGGCGCTGTTTGTCGATCGCAAAATCTACTAACATGATACCATTTTTCTTGACTATTCCCACGAGTAGAATAATCCCGATAAACGAATACAGGTTCAATTCGACTCCAAAGATTACTAGGGTTAGCAGCGCGCCAAATCCGGCTGAGGGTAAACCGGACAAAATTGTCAGCGGGTGAATGAAATCTTCGTACAAAATGCCGAGAATTAGATAAATCACTACAATTGAAACGACTAACAACCAGCCTAAATCGTTAAATGATTGGTTGAATACTTGGGCTGAACCTTGGAAACTTGTTGTTACTGATGGCGGTAAAATATCTTTGGCAACTTTTTCGATCGCAGTGGTGGCTTGATTCAGCGATGTACCGGGGAGTGTATCAAAGGAGATTGTAGCAGAAGGTAGTCCGCTGAGGTGGTTGACTGTGAGCGGGCCGACGGTTTGGGTGATACTGGCGATCGCACTTAACGATATCATTTGTCCGGTAGTCGATCGCACGTACAGCATTGACAAAGCACTCGGATCGCGCTGAAACTCTGGCTTGAGTTCCATTACCACGGTATACTGATTGTTTGGGGTATAAATCGTGGAAACCTGGCCAGAAGCGTAGGCTGCGCTGAGAGTTTTCTGGACTTGTTGCGCGCTGACGCCGACAATTGCTGCTTTGGCGCGATCGACTTTAACTTCCAGTTGAGGCGTGCTCAGTTGCAAATCGCTATCGACACCGCGCAATCCCGGTATAGTTTTGACTTTAGCTAACAATTCCGGCACTACTTGACGCAGCGCTTGCAAATCTAAACTTTGCACCGTAAACTGATATTGTGAGTTTGTTTGTTGACCGCCGATCGGAATTGCAGCCGGAGAACGTAGAAAAGCTTGGACTCCGGGAATTCCGCGCAATTTGGGAGTAAGTTTTTGGATGATTTCGTCTGCATTGAGGCGTCGTTGCGATCGGGGTTTCAGTCTAATTGTAATTCGTCCGTTATTTGCAGATGCGTTTGGCCCGCTAGCGCCTACAGTGGAATTCAATGCTGCAATATTTGGATCTTTCCGTAGGATATCTACAACCAGTTGTTGGTGGCGCAACATATCCTCAAAGGAAACGTCTTGAGCACCTTTCACATTAACCATCAGTTGTCCGGTGTCTTCAGTCGGAATAAAGCCTTTGGGAACTAATACAAATAGATAAGCCGTACAACCCAGCAACATTACCGAGACAATTAAGGTGAGAAAACGGTATTTTAAGACTGGTTTTAATGTCCATTCATATCCTTGCAGAAATAGCTCGAATCCGCGCTCCCAAATGCGGTAAAAGCGGTTTTGTCGTTGGTGGTGCGACGATTTGAGGAAACGACTGCACAACATGGGTGTGAGACTCAGCGAAACAAATCCCGAAACTAGAATTGCTACGGAAATAGTCACAGCGAATTCGTGGAACAATCTACCGATTAATCCGCCCATAAACATGATGGGAATAAATACGGCGACTAAGGAAAGTGTCATAGAAACAATCGTAAAACCAATTTCCCTGGAACCTTTTAATGCTGCTTCCAGTGGCGCTTCTCCCATTTCTTGATGGCGGACAATATTTTCCAAAACTACGATCGCATCATCCACCACAAAACCCACGGAAAGCGTCAGCGCCATCAGAGACAAGTTGTTTAACGAGTATCCCAACTGATACATTACCGCAAACGTCGCGATAATCGCCACGGGTAAAGCTAAACTGGGAATTAGCGTGGCTGTGATGTTGCGTAAAAAGATAAAAATTACTAAGACAACCAGACAGACTGACAACGCTAAGGAGAATTTTACATCATCTACAGAGGCGCGGATGGATTGCGATCGATCGTACATAATGCCCATTTCGATCGATTGGGGAATCTGTTGTTTGAGGGCGGGTAACATTCGCACGATCGCATCGACAATCTCGACTGTATTTGCGTCGGGTTGTGGCTGTACAGAAAGCAAGATTGCTGGCTGATTTTTGACTTGTTTGTCGCTGTACAAGTTCAGCACTTTATTGTTCTGTACGTCATCAATGATGTCACCTAAATCTTGCAGTC
This region includes:
- a CDS encoding DUF4926 domain-containing protein; this encodes MPELFDVVELLVTLPESNLHMGVRGAIVDCYDDQKYEVEFSDSSGETIALCTLSTEQFLVVWKSKERRWLSVSELLAAMVGRLSDERQIQVLEFARSLSGR
- a CDS encoding DUF6883 domain-containing protein; its protein translation is MFCVNLRNRVSIGISRHPTQKLVETRFLAPGVNLRNRVDLAISRHPTQKLKDVKWVLYCRLGNCAQGQQEIVRTGWIVEPGSNEARLVTLFVRR
- a CDS encoding DUF6883 domain-containing protein, which gives rise to MKLKEIVSHLVIAPQKLTEYALNLDNPVGSDKAVIFQRCLGFIRENHELLLAQISTKTLDAEAVLGLNDKHGQRYRTHLRYILRKSQKPGFYRYFSSPNPKTRRNPVSCPGRKSQKPG
- a CDS encoding EAL domain-containing protein, whose protein sequence is MLAGATVTLLNMGVQRLGWLQNWELGSFDSLVRLQPDAGPDRRLLIVAISEADIQALGRFPISDTAIAQTLTKLQKYQPKVIGLDLYRDLPQPPGHPELLAALKAPNVVAIAKMSDSDNPGVAAPPGMPPDRVGFNDFVLDADGVVRRNLLSVSQADKTIASSFSLQLALLYLKDRVQPTDSPVNPYQINWGKAEFVPLNSHSGGYANLDTRGYQILLKYRSGKQVARQVSIRQVLNGEIDPSWVKDKIVLIGTTAPSTRDVFLTPYSPIQKQNPKMPGVLLHAQMLSQILSAVSQGRSLFWVWPQWAEILWNASWALIGGVVAWRIVHPARAGFVGGVALMGLLGISLGIFIEGGWVPLVSPALGLVVTGVGVSAYRKLYDAFHDSLTGLPNRDFFVECLGRAIAHTRAHRNYLFAVLFLDLDRFKAINDSLGHLVGDELLKAVVMRLRASIAGADTVARVGGDDFAILVRNVDVDSAVNLADRIHKALIVPFDLRGQEVFVTASIGIAVGGEPTAATREQPEHLLRDAHTAMYRAKALGTGRYQVFNASMHDLALERLRLETDLRMAVKRREFLLHYQPFVCLASGKIIGFEALVRWQHPQRGLISPVKFIPVAEQTGAIVPLGEWVLEEACRQLRLWEGMFDFDRPLIMSVNLSGKQFAQPDLVERIEAILVATGLSAESLKLEITESVVMDDVESAIEVLKQMKALKVKLGIDDFGTGYSSLSYLSRFPTDTLKVDKSFVGRMELASEGENVAIVRTIVTLAHALGMDVIAEGVETAAQLARLRAIGCEYGQGYFFAKPLPSDAATALMASEPQW
- the dapB gene encoding 4-hydroxy-tetrahydrodipicolinate reductase → MANQLPIPVIVNGAAGKMGREVIKAIANASDMTLFGAVDRSPECLNADAGELAGCGPLEVPITDDLQGMLVLAAQEKQLGVMVDFTHPKSVYENVRSAIAYGIRPVVGTTGLSSKQIDNLAEFADKASTGCLIIPNFSIGMVLLQQAAVTASQYFEHVEIIELHHNQKADAPSGTAIQTAQMLAELGKTFNIPEVEETEKIAGARGSVADEGIRIHSIRLPGLIAHQEVIFGGPGQIYTLRHDTSDRACYMPGVLLSVRKVLDLRSLVYGLEKIL
- a CDS encoding phosphate ABC transporter permease, which translates into the protein MLIPLTRETFQELIPPVATGAQYQYIWGKPPDFLRRMLISAVAVVFLLIVYNFAGSDVGPIVLITGLMAGLYWLWGPIFWASLRNAECRKYQYCGFWQGRVLDIYITDEVTSQEETVNQKGQLVIVDNLEPRINLEVGDKTGFTTTLRAPLQKNHQGIVPGQAALMLIMSNQEDLGRIAKVSDIYIPSRDVWVSDYPYLRKDLFVEISQQIKKGRPKKGRDNDNQRATRSDGG
- a CDS encoding efflux RND transporter permease subunit yields the protein MNISEIFIRRPVMTTLVTIGILVFGLMSYFLLPISALPHVEYPFVSVSAILPGATPETMSSSVAAPLERQFTEIAGLNSFNSTSSTGSANISLQFDFSRSVNSAAKDVQAAIAAAAGSLPSGMPKPPSYRKVNPSVSPILYLYLYSKTLQISAVNEAAEITVAQPISAIDGVAQVQIFGQKQYAVRIQLDPRKLAARGIGLDQVRTAITQGNVNLPTGSLSGDYKSYLIQVNGQLNQASEYRSLIVAYKNGAAVRLQDLGDIIDDVQNNKVLNLYSDKQVKNQPAILLSVQPQPDANTVEIVDAIVRMLPALKQQIPQSIEMGIMYDRSQSIRASVDDVKFSLALSVCLVVLVIFIFLRNITATLIPSLALPVAIIATFAVMYQLGYSLNNLSLMALTLSVGFVVDDAIVVLENIVRHQEMGEAPLEAALKGSREIGFTIVSMTLSLVAVFIPIMFMGGLIGRLFHEFAVTISVAILVSGFVSLSLTPMLCSRFLKSSHHQRQNRFYRIWERGFELFLQGYEWTLKPVLKYRFLTLIVSVMLLGCTAYLFVLVPKGFIPTEDTGQLMVNVKGAQDVSFEDMLRHQQLVVDILRKDPNIAALNSTVGASGPNASANNGRITIRLKPRSQRRLNADEIIQKLTPKLRGIPGVQAFLRSPAAIPIGGQQTNSQYQFTVQSLDLQALRQVVPELLAKVKTIPGLRGVDSDLQLSTPQLEVKVDRAKAAIVGVSAQQVQKTLSAAYASGQVSTIYTPNNQYTVVMELKPEFQRDPSALSMLYVRSTTGQMISLSAIASITQTVGPLTVNHLSGLPSATISFDTLPGTSLNQATTAIEKVAKDILPPSVTTSFQGSAQVFNQSFNDLGWLLVVSIVVIYLILGILYEDFIHPLTILSGLPSAGFGALLTLVIFGVELNLYSFIGIILLVGIVKKNGIMLVDFAIDKQRQDSSRSAYDAIYEACIVRFRPIMMTTMAALIGTLPIALGVGSGSESRRPLGIAIVGGLLFSQILTLYLTPVFYTYMEGLREQLGNPKNRRLKPHRHRQNLPPQVEE